The window AGATAGTTTCTGTGGAGGGGAATGGAAACAAATGGTGAAGAACATTTCAGCAATGGATGCTATTACAAACCAGTTTCTGATGGATAATCTCTCACTAAAGATCGAAGGCGATAAAAGCCAAATCGCTCCCCATTAGCTCACTAACAAGCCATATCAACAACAATGAACACAACCCTCAAGAACAATCCCCACACATACAACAGTGCACTTAGTAGCTAATGCTGTGTCACCACAAACCACCAAGGCTCTCTCAATTGTTGGCTTCTTGTTCCTTCTCGATAGCTACATCCTTCAATGGGGAAATTTCTACCTTGGGAATTCTTGCAGGAGGTGATATACTGTTCACGTCAGTCATAGGAAAAGAAAGCCTCTTCACCGAGCAAATTAATCGCTCCTTTAGAGTTCCATGTCTTTCACTTTGAGGGCTAAGGAAGCGAGACCTGGCTCTCACTGATTCTGTGGATGCCATGTAGCTTGGAAGGGACACCGAGCTCACCAGGCTCTCATTGTCTCTTGCCGATGAACTGCGCCTCCTTGGCTGCTCAGACTGCAGGCTGAGCATGCTCCTTGAGTCATCATCTGCAGAGCACCGACTAAGTCTTGGGGGGCTCACTGATTTCTTTCTGTTCATGACCGATGATGGCTTAGACTGTGGAGTTGCAGGTGACTGGTGGCTGGGAGGCCGGCTTGATTTATGAGCTGCTGATGAGGTGCGTTCCATGCTAGTGTCATAGCGCTTCATTGTCTGTCCTACGGTGCTGCAGTTGGCTATCTTAATGGTGGCATCATCCTTGGTCTCTGTCGTTCTGTGGTTCTCCCATGGCCTTGCTGCCATCCAGCGTTGCAACCAGTTCCAACCCCATTGTGGATTGCTCGGGTCTGTGGGAACCATAGTCGAGGATCTGGAAGAGCTCTTCCACTGTGCCAGAGAAAACGGATAAAAACATTTGAGAGTACTGAATAAAAACTTACAGAAAGTACTAGAAGGAAAAGCAAAGAATGGTATGAAATGCCTAGTTAAAAAAAATCCACAATTATAGTGCGATTAAGAAAGCTGAGAATTGAGGTAGCAAGAACATCATAGATGCATTTAGGGATCAAAATGCCTACTACCTGATGAGAAAATGCATAAGCTAGTGCCCTTTCTCTTCTTATAGCAGCTTCTTGTTTGTTCAGTATATTTGCTTCAATTTGCTCTTTGGACCGAAGACTATCATCCCATTCCTCTTTGATCTGTCAATGGCCATTAACCATAAGTCCAGACATAGCAAAATTTAGTTTTGATGAAAAGATGAGCAACATGAGTTCAGGATATTGTGTAAAATCACATAATAGGTAACAGATTACAGTATGAAATACCAAAGTTATGGTCTTGAACAAGAACTGTTAAAATTGTCCATTTTGTTATTAAGATGACCACCACATACCCATTGCCATTGATAACTTCCTCTTTCTAAATCAAACAATATAATAAAACAGACTAGCAATAGGTGTataaagcaaggttcgcaataccgtaccgtaccggtatttcgacctgggctcggtaccggtacggtacggtataccgagtggtacacccaggtgtaccgagcggtacacctaggtgtaccgagtacagtgcactgctacagtgcactcggaccggtaatagtcggtccgcgtaccgacaacctgtcggactggtacgtaccgcccgtaccgggcggtacggctcggtacggcagaccctggacTATAAAGTAGAATATTATGATCAAATTCAAACTATGGATGCAATAAATATATTTGCAGCAATAGCACGGGGCTCATTGATAATTTTTGTTAGTTTCATAAGTGAGCTAGTCCACCGCAACAAAGATCTTGTGGTTAGCATAATGCGCAATTGATAAATCTCATGTTTGAATCCGTGTAATATAATGGAAGGAAATTAGTTTAAAGAAACAAAGATACTAAAAGAAAGCCATGAGGCTCTTAGCTATCTCGTATTAGGTAATTTAAACTTTAAACTAAACCTATACAAGATGCTGAAAAAATGACTCTCTGCACTTGCTTTGGCTCATTGTCTTAGTAGCACATAATTTGTAGGGAATATGTCATGAAATGACTGCTAAGTTGCAATAGTTACTGTTAGAAATGACAAGTGGAGTTTGAGGGTTTTACCCACCTTTAAAGGATATAGGTAGACAGACCTGACAAATTGGGACCAATCCATGTGTTGCTGACTGGAACCTGCCCTAGTTTTTGTGGGTTTTTGCTGGATGAACAACATTTAAGAGGTTTTTGAAGGGAATTTTGTGTAAGATCAATGGTGGAAATTCAATTTAGACCTGAACCAACCTGCGCCTCGACCCAAACCTAGTCCAACTTCTAACCATTTTACAGAATACAATCTACCCTATGAAACACAATATAACCCTGATCAAGGAACAGAGCATGTATGGGCGAGTTTGGAAATGACAAAACTTGGCCCCGATCAGCACCATTGTCAACCCGAGATACAAGGCAGTTCACCACCAAATATGAAGGCTCTATGTATTCTACCatctaaaaattttagaaatataattaagtaaaagaaaaagTCCACCACAGGATTTGATTGAAGATTAGTAAATCATGTAAAAGCAGTTGCTAGTTTATTTCCTAACGTCCAAGTCTTAGCTCTCGTGAAGTAGCATGGTGAAACTGGTTTCCTTCCTAGAATTTATATTCATCACAGTTTTCAGAACATGCAAATCTCATATGCATCACCATAGCACAACAAATGCAAACAAAGTAGCAGATCTGGTATATCCAATTGTATACATTGaacaggtatcatcaatcatttagaccATCCTTCACTGCATCTAAACCATTATCAATCGCTGCAAACAATTTCACCTTTCTGAATCAAAGCATCAAATGGTGTGTAAAATGATATTGCAGATAGTGACAAAATGCACACTCACCTTTATTTTTGCTAGTTGAATCTCATGTTTTCGTTGCAGATGCCTCTGAAGAGCCTGGTTTTCCTCTGTCATTCTGATCCTCCTTGAGCGTATCTGTGTCTGAACTCTTGCCATTGTTTCCATGGAATGCAATGTGTTAGTAGTCTGAGACTTGACAGAATTTCCATCAACCCATCTCTTCAACCTAACAAATCCTCTCAAATCTCGTAGTGTTCTTCTTGCCTTAataaaattttcaacaaaataataatagatcATATCACCAACAATTGAAGACCGGCAAAAGATCATAAGATAGTAAAGGAGCATCAAGATGATAAGTGCAGAAACACATGAACTGATTCAATGCAAGATGAATGTGCAGGTCTCACTAATAAGTGTAGCCCTAAATAAGAAAGGTCTTAACCCAATTAACTCAATGCTCGTGAATTGGTGCCGCACGAAGAACTTGATATAAACCAGCTTTATCTTTGTACATATGCATAACGGTTTATATTTcatgataatttgatgatttctTGAACTTGTTTAaacaatttttatttcatttgaacAAGTTAGTAAGTCAAATGGACAAGGCTTTGGATCTGAAATCCTAAACGACATTAGATCTTAAAAATATGTGTGATGCAAATTTGGCATTCATTGCTAAAGGGAAAATTATGAACATAGAATTCCCATTATAAAGCTTTTGAACCCAACACATCCACGGTTTTGCACTATATGCTAATGTGGATATCAAAAAGTCAAGTAAATTAGCTTCATATGCCTGCTAATATGTAAATAGAGTATCAATAAAACACAATGGTTTGCTGACCTTATTTAGTAAAGGGAGGTACAGAAAAACATAGAACAGATAATTAAATGGATAGGACACAAGCTAAAATAGGgaaattataagaaaaaaagCAAGCCGATTATGTAAAGAGAACAATAGAATGTCAAGGTTCCATGATTTTCAAGACAACCAAATGGTGATATTTGCACTTCCAACAAGAACAGAAGGAAGCCCAGTTtctctaaaaatatataaaataacaaaataatattcTCTTGCAACTTAACCATTGTTTCCAATGAGAAATTAATGATAGAACAATCACTAAAAAAGACAAAATGTTGAAACAAGAAACTATACCAGGCACCCCCGGAACGCAGCCTGGATCTTGATGGCTGCAATATCTTCTTTCGATTCACCTAAGAGCCCGGTCATTGAGGTGGTGAGGTGGATGACCTGCGCTGCTGCTTCAGCAGCAACAGCTGCAGACTCTGCAGCAACAGCTGCAGCCTCTGCAGCAACAGCACTGGCAAGTGCCCCCGAGTTGGCATGCTTGCTCTCTTCATCCCCCGTCTCTGTCAGCTTAACCCCCTCAATGGGAGCCAGCGGCAGCAGTTGAGCATCATCGTGAGCAGCAGTCTCCACTTCTTTTGTAGGGAGTGGATCAGAATGCTTGGATTTACCAAGATTCTCCCTTTGTTCTCCTTGACAGCAGTTACAGATCAAGGTTCTCTTGACCGCAGTAAACCACTTCCCTTTTTTCCCCATCTCCACCCTCTTATTGGTATATTGTAATCTTTATTAGATCACTCCTGTGCGAGAACCTTCATCGGACAAGCAGCAAAGAAACAAGAGAGTGAGATCAAATCCTAATTCATTTGGTGCTATCCCGCGTCCGCCACAAACCAAGAAGACTAGGTTATATAAAAAGTAACGAACTTTCTTCCCAGAAATCAATACTGAAAGCATAAAGATTAGGACAAAACTTTCTCACAGATTTCATCTTTTCCCCAGAAAAATCAGCTCCAGGACAATCTAAATCGCATTTATAGCAGCAAATGGAAATAATAAGGAActaaaaccaaaaaatcaaaaaaGGAGCAAACAACTGaaattatcaaaatgaaagaagcaaaaagtagaACATAACGTAGGGagacaaaaggaaaaggaaatcgAAATGGGAGCAAAAGGAGAAGCTTTTCGGGAACACCGTTACCTTGTACTGGTGGCGAGATAGCAGACACGCCAAAGGTCCACTCTTTCTTCCCAAAACGATGACAGGAAGCAGAAAGAAACGAGGTCCCAAAGACTGGGTTGGTGGCACGATCACGCCAAGGCCCACAAAGAGGACCCTTTTTCCCTCCCTTTTTCTCCGTCTATTAGAGGCGAGAAGAAGAAACAATTCTCGGAAAGAAACCAAACCCTGGAGATCGGTTAAGACCGCGAGAGGAGCACACGGCCACCCACACCCTcgctctccctccctctctgaTGGAACCGACCTTGGCGGGAAGGTTTGGGACCCACCTCGCCAAGCCGCCCTctcctactcctcctcctccgacgCCAGAAGGGAGCTGCCCTCGCAACCCTTTTAAGGCTCTGTTGCCGTCCCATtccgttcctctctctctctctctctatcgctctccctctccctctcgctCTAAACTTCGCTTCTCCTCCTCTATCCCAAAACTAATCTCTCGTTTCGCCGAATCGGATAACCGCCCGTGTTTAACGTGGACAAAGGTAAACGGATAGGCCACCTTTTTGGAGGCCATCGCGGTGGGGTGCGTTTCGGTGAAACTAATAACTCTCACCGCCGCGTAACGGTGGCAGTAATGCCGTTGAGTTCGCACGATGCTGCAATTTAATAATACAGTAAAAAAATCGAGTTTTGCAAActtatttctataaataaaaatatgtaattattTATTAACCAAAAGACCATATTTTGTTTACTCCAATACTGTCGATGGGGAAAATAAAATGTGAAGTTTTGGGTTTTCCTTTCCAAAATacctaaaaaagaatctcaatttttcaaaataataaaattatcctcATCGATAATTGTTTATCTTAATTTTGGAGTTTCCTTTCGAAACGATagaatcaaacaaattacaatcttATTATAGTATAAAACCGATTCAATTATAGTGTTTTTTATTCAATCGAActgattaataataatttttaaataaattatattattttttactaaACTAAAAACATCATAACTCGATCAATTAAAATTCTCACAAACCTTAATTATTAATCTTATTATGAGTAATaaagtttttttaaaatattttatttgagagtgtttaggtgattttaatgaaaaatcaaaattatttcatttttatgagtttctaagagtatatatatatatatatatatatatatatagagtgtttttattaattatttagagGCTCGTATATTACTTTTATCTGTAATCATGTGCTTTGTTCGGTGGTTGAATTGAGATGTGGTGTAATATAATGGTTGACTATTAACAAATTCATAGTTGACAATTAGTTTTGGTTGCTTGTAgctattaagatcatcaaaaaaTAATCTTGTTTGACTTCTAAACAATCCACGATGAGAATGTCATCTCTTTGACCCACGTCTTATGGTGATATTATATGGCatcataaattatatttaaattaaatattcaaaATAAAGTTGGGTCTACTATGTATCCAACTAAACAAAATTGGATCCTCCAAGTCAACTTCATATAACTGAAGGTTTCATgatgtgctctctctctctctctctctctctcctctctctctctctctatatatatatatatatatatatatataaacattgtAGTGCATGCTTCGATTAGTTAAGCCATTAAGGCTGTCGATAAAcattaatataaattttctttctctttcctctgAGTCCACTTACCAAAAGTTGTCATGTTTTAATAAAGGAACCTCTAAGGGTTTATATGTCCTTTTAATATGATcccctccaagcaaatatctcgtaACATCATAGAATTATAAGTCAAACTAGCATGATAGATATGCTTGATGAGATTACTCGTACGagagttgatgatattattttcacaCTCAAAATCAATATAAGGtttgatttgataaaaaaaaatattaaaaaaatatcatttatgttTTGGTCAATTCGACATAGTGTCTGCATACACAAGATTATCCAAGGGTGATGGACTTAGTCGTCACCTCCAGGGTCCTAGCTGGTATTAGCTTGAGGGTTATGGTGGCCAAGCTGGTCATCACGGTTGATGTCCTCGGCCTCTACCATTATGGAGGATCATTGATTGAGCAAGGATATCTTATGTCATGATATCACTTCGTATCTCATTTTATTTTGGTGGCAATTAAGATACTAATCATGACTGAGATGATAGTATCATATGTTGGGATAGTTGTGACAATAGCATAATAACAACTTGCATCGTGCTTATTAGTGTTTGCACATGTTGGGTGAGATTTAAAGAGATTTAAAAATAACTAAGCAAGGATGAGCAAATGACTTGGGATTACCGTCGAGGGTGATAGGCATTAGGCCCTCTTTCCAACAACAAAATGATATGCGAATGCATCTACCTCGACATAAACACCAACATGATATGGGCATCTATTCAACGACTTGGGCCTCTCGCTCTTGGGAGTGACCCCAAGCCACTTGTTTGTTCTCATTTAGGTGTTATTGAATCTTACCCAATATGTGCAAACGCTAATGGGCATGATGCATGCTTATTCTGCTCTTGCTCTGGCTAACCAAATATACAACACCACAATCTCAATCGTGATCAGTAGCTTAATCGTCATCGCCACCGGCATCCATCAGCACCAACTCCTAACATAAGACCCCAACAAGATAAAAAAGAGATAATAGAGTGATATTATGCCTCAACTTATGGATAAGATATCCTTGTTCGACCGATAATCCTCTCCAATAATAGAGGCCAAGGACATCGATCGTGATGGCTTGCTTGACCACCGTACTCCTCAAGTTAACGCTAATCACGCGACAACAATAAGTTCATCACCCTTAAATAATTGTAAGCATACGAGAGTATATCCGATTTACTAAAGcatcaatgatattttttcataataaaaatttaaGCTCCGATTACTGTCACATAGGACTTTGCATACGCACCACCCAATCCCTGGGTTAGTGTTTCTTTAAGTATGATTCAACATATGATATTGAGTGCATAAGATGGAAAACAAGAATTTtacttgaaaaaaatattttataaccaTTATTTTATCAAATAGCCAATCACATGTCCATCATTATGATTTATTTGGCAAAAGCTTTTTTTATGATCAAATTATCTTATTAATACTTTTTATACCCATTAACTATtgctaaaataattaatattatcatCGTATGATATGATGTGTTTCGTAGG of the Musa acuminata AAA Group cultivar baxijiao chromosome BXJ2-10, Cavendish_Baxijiao_AAA, whole genome shotgun sequence genome contains:
- the LOC135625501 gene encoding protein IQ-DOMAIN 3-like, whose translation is MGKKGKWFTAVKRTLICNCCQGEQRENLGKSKHSDPLPTKEVETAAHDDAQLLPLAPIEGVKLTETGDEESKHANSGALASAVAAEAAAVAAESAAVAAEAAAQVIHLTTSMTGLLGESKEDIAAIKIQAAFRGCLARRTLRDLRGFVRLKRWVDGNSVKSQTTNTLHSMETMARVQTQIRSRRIRMTEENQALQRHLQRKHEIQLAKIKIKEEWDDSLRSKEQIEANILNKQEAAIRRERALAYAFSHQWKSSSRSSTMVPTDPSNPQWGWNWLQRWMAARPWENHRTTETKDDATIKIANCSTVGQTMKRYDTSMERTSSAAHKSSRPPSHQSPATPQSKPSSVMNRKKSVSPPRLSRCSADDDSRSMLSLQSEQPRRRSSSARDNESLVSSVSLPSYMASTESVRARSRFLSPQSERHGTLKERLICSVKRLSFPMTDVNSISPPARIPKVEISPLKDVAIEKEQEANN